One part of the Cyprinus carpio isolate SPL01 chromosome A25, ASM1834038v1, whole genome shotgun sequence genome encodes these proteins:
- the LOC109099814 gene encoding zinc finger protein 469-like produces MTEETKQLLAAKELDNESKKQDKGAVEHKSLKKSPEHFHNVRLEPQAVNNLAKFAEKERDNTQQREAVIRPQQAGKIDFKSLQNHSFNSNRTWPSGKDSPQSPSGKSRNRDKSKKSGKGERGNPQQLYRLSITNPRSNPTIGIAYPQQKVSPPKKNESSRGPVSGSYRFHVPSIPEREAELQQEELQFRCFQEGSPNLTSQTYTSQAVGVPSGGPAHQNPPQLLQKPSPIESNSTQPANETLFPDFQLSETDTWQSSDRTFRNNSFSLNSQKSNNLVDLNKSNASFMPMPFQYGYPLLEESASDSFPCDRNAQDYIDVSRNSFSFPSSAEGHEAMKSNVQFGNDQVEDRQSYQLHPKPPQYIQTQHSVSSSVPSNDESSVSNTHQSEQSKSVSDKSDSFSTVDNRDTGFAVVGKRGCHLKNGTTSQRVLIQGSVHHIRNIAQGSSSQIHVISPPHNGIHVSPGPLDKSVSKHHVRVSHPWEGPNKAFPPPLIDQTSTPYPFQYQSAPEQRPNSNNGHMPWQQIRFTTAMPNQNRTDLSRQLSNQQLAFLIGPSDWQDNKPHKNSNQKDSNNFLNKNTNEGFSNQRQDSIKQGCNTIPPCHFTNKADTNQGQVVDAKNKSLYFGINHSVPVTSSRNCSYPPLHVAPLGLKMVSPYDSPSHSPTQNPASSSTCSSLSPASTNSVNSNSDDSQSSKVLSPQFYQQQQDKALISSSSMNTNQHHYHPEASRGLHYEQEKTKENIASFMPHNRHSKSNMDNGKGCLETYRTENHPPPPYSAHQLATSLVSANLDQLDVLLTCKQCDQNFNNLVSFLDHKQYCGQHTFAQNDFKDVPKVEDIRKFQTDQTKAMSSGSSYTVLRSSSDLHLSLLGLNKNGEIVPDNETKGDIKDDPMKLMLPSAPLPDLEMEDPKLDSLITEALNGLGYQSDNAEIDSSFIDAFVDDDLTTTKCTSTRQTLTTKDCTTFEGRTNNEATSSEGSQAHSKYPFESDLDSLSSDSKLTDSSFKENQHELIQKEVLKAETSSTESQSQESNCTQIDWETRKSEQREEENDYSSKFLLSRKFSARCGLKSLQSSTALVKTTSTCASKSPTAQKPVPTEGKRKRTGGGSWSKELIHKIVQQKNKLHKLHVKGTKNMQFSLVMERVTPAVQNPTFREYDYVSDSDDDCEPVKIASQGRLSQSIRCKYTYTKECKGRIRADKSRESSWKQNGNECFDPKKALDVSPSLMKDNPGHQRLRRRSSRSSTSSELSTSISICSDSIGSPKSTDQTDSDSEKRTEVQRKDQDSLAQNAYEESPARIRKESSTSLALTFTKNTKRYSTDKILLTEHKDRFTTSKCSSIICKTEETASEHTMTKSTVSLARFKTTRVEIEEKGDHYGFEAGILATTEEPFKKDYPKNITSPRGSGIKPNPVETTNNRDSSHVLKLQKDAVTSKDKSHKKTTSSSEFSAPFFEKACNDSISNDEASRSSNDLFPDPAPLCSSLVDKVCLSPSKVHDATAQKNGQCLIPYSSEHDQSLIKSPLSFDTTSMFGDLSVGGFENNLYPDIQLAKESFSPLETTTDKKELFESSFSPFLEQRDWNLMVDVTPVLPDEISQYKEDSDSNENKTNFNHVPFALPEKLMDYNPNLNSSVSVDDLEIKRIVTELESQLQTAKLSSPPPLDSELPKPLTMSKFSPLRLDPDSEEEDSSLEMNCSSENLQIARQVDSQSELFSEPDLPWSSPLPFGLMCGQQGLHTPMHPSTTNTPTDSEHDHLDAKDGMGLTVLNTENGSPTHLKGKTEKNDCLDKSEEMLEHEIYTENLMKSLEVISDSLSSGFTSPQSSPNQESVVPEEHDKQDHEHSKQKESEHMESRNTEAELTKFSVETSTFNTSTAKLEETTSDISGSGNRTKVSLNETSNDTLHNELVANEQQLAESSFESPQTTYCMNSKEIDSKKPECDTQFGIKDSNYAIQNPDFSKIFHFSASPTIPKDDNILCVGKTQKFDEDSALIANPELISEDNGHASDKTGGTTDCLSKTDIQQPISNIKSPHCEDHLSTHSQLNNTQQVVSPKHLPVAQDDHECTANVERAMPDMTLFSEQSECGANQQKNTEQSSKLLILNQAPEFSYNSIQSPSELKDNGPLPSTVTPALSKNRPVLEDKNSDQINIGKSHIFDPATTELDHSFNPHLDLVEITESNISSPGTLLTVDKISKQPFSENSGALDDSQDTGALYDLKLSPLNYNETSFSDYNFTSKCLNKEQPDVKSNSTDSYILNVCAFSLDEPSSSAPTYNANEQEPNIQGHLTGLDIPETSINNNDNDIKYSCSNYVEEGRRIDSEQVLKLNQTDMNGSHLPPETVDYMDLHLKFHKKADSAKLHHQMISSENDTMQRSTMLDIKEIPNPLIHYAKAASMGLTFTSVQNEGPSPNEKKTSPKKGGTQNAVQGKFQCEICAMFFRTQPGLKRHKAMKHVVKTEGISPIENLNMSSQMFMPILMPHPTEKALKGCMDVISPGVLSHSNRSEISDGQGQQADPHLIFQGIPSDSDVSTIPESCNIDQTTTLNEKANNRNTTVDMSSEMFAPKLVKQDTFSDEILSTLKTDILQAISPDFASMVQQNCPKSPEKQVPNSSHSYHEVGVREEHKSMVVTISCEEQKEETSSSIGHSILHKKGDTYDIEDVVTKYCAITPKYVQTEDVHYPLGDSSVAIKCENICSPAEDSHPLTGTLGIGPDLKAFFDDESTFSQLFPRNDDRKRKKCARVYGKSNKKQKLSCLILDCPPTGAFIDKDEESKENKFSSVTNDPCEYETIEITPKSLLNSSKENACHSKDDLMDDLKLQAGYEENVETGIKVFLWEKEGTIRQPLEHQDDSHDCIVPENTFPLEDCKSVVPATAGPLQMVCVQENGSCSPSNEVPNFNTTIQLPVPFFEPEREMTLVETITSTEQKGPERLCKKPVERKCRKRIEPGLKPKHKQYKCKVCFTWFLTLGELDFHKLSHNPSPPPTCYMCVQRKFSSREQLRDHLREKHAKNKAGVWACGMCLKEISDVWMYNEHLREHATQFARRGQSQSSLLDMPGCFMQENAVKNFISSIMQHRPIRATKGDNLKSSSKEEKQTSLDVNGQELKSSEEFDSTSLKTKTSIGGGSKHCALTTLEVLPKAETPSKNAEMHPNCKDPSRDCHHCGKQFPKPFKLQRHLVVHSLQKIFLCHKCPVSYQEAKELKDHLKNDHEETDEPDSKHTTLYTCELCADVMHVIKKSFICSTCNYTFSKKEQFDRHMEKHLAGGNKIFKFRGVMRPCKHFNSKDDISDIPPSKKRKATESSLDMTASHMQGITSVLPIIEDTAQNSVEDHSTETHNASVKTEDVAEDFPEVAKDIIECTVQTDSAEQSLSSTELKEEDESSSPSHKIQADEPREICAIDKEALTEICDVKIEDDCCTIPTTLLDSEINTDIISRQNEYRVEMNPSASLENASKQEEITDSSVCTIQVCGQTDVSLSKQDMQGLSSCSDFELSSVKQSLNETSNLKQDQTIETLLYTHDSEQPTAGQAKHITMVKSEETLKHSLENNPRCLSITDSARHNNISKTCEEKDSTKQQKKRKELKTPHSSQRTPSPTARENLGIDPRVKKKFRPSRCENIDGQRKTDLPNDYPVLTSVKDDTVSNKIISKHKIGSSNLGLHLKKGSVDFTQNKVEIVRHFNGDCKGKKSIPRRPIHSPSSRVSNLNNSFNKSRSKPGVRSIETHSYRTAESQNNLLSQLFGQRLTSFKIPLRKDTSESIN; encoded by the coding sequence ATGACTGAAGAGACTAAACAGCTCTTGGCTGCCAAAGAGCTGGATAATGAGTCCAAAAAACAGGATAAGGGGGCTGTGGAGCATAAAAGCTTAAAAAAGTCCCCTGAGCACTTTCACAATGTGAGGCTGGAGCCACAGGCTGTGAACAATCTTGCTAAGTttgcagaaaaagagagagacaacaCGCAGCAACGTGAGGCTGTGATTCGGCCACAGCAGGCTGGAAAGATTGATTTTAAGTCACTgcagaatcattcattcaatagCAACAGGACGTGGCCCAGTGGCAAGGACAGCCCTCAGTCGCCTAGTGGAAAGAGTCGCAATAGAGACAAGAGTAAAAAGTCAGGAAAAGGAGAGCGTGGCAACCCGCAGCAGTTGTATAGACTGAGTATTACAAACCCACGCTCAAATCCCACTATTGGGATAGCCTATCCCCAGCAGAAAGTCTCACCTCCAAAGAAGAATGAGTCCAGCAGGGGTCCTGTCTCAGGCAGCTACCGCTTCCATGTACCAAGTATTCCAGAGCGAGAGGCTGAACTGCAGCAGGAAGAACTACAGTTCAGATGCTTCCAGGAGGGCTCGCCTAACCTTACTTCCCAAACCTATACCTCACAGGCTGTTGGTGTCCCCTCTGGAGGACCTGCTCACCAAAATCCACCACAACTGCTACAGAAGCCCAGCCCAATCGAGAGCAATAGCACACAACCTGCCAATGAAACTTTATTCCCTGACTTTCAACTGAGCGAAACCGACACATGGCAGTCTTCAGATAGGACTTTTAGAAACAATAGTTTTAGTCTTAATTCACAAAAGTCAAACAACCTTGTGGACTTGAACAAATCCAATGCTAGTTTTATGCCCATGCCATTTCAGTACGGATACCCATTGTTAGAGGAGTCAGCCTCTGATTCCTTTCCCTGTGATCGAAATGCACAAGATTACATTGATGTTTCTCGTAATTCATTTTCCTTTCCATCCTCTGCAGAGGGACATGAGGCCATGAAAAGTAATGTACAGTTTGGTAATGATCAGGTAGAGGACAGGCAGTCCTACCAGTTACACCCTAAACCACCCCAGTACATACAGACACAACATAGTGTGTCATCATCTGTTCCTAGCAATGATGAGAGCTCAGTATCAAACACtcaccaatcagagcagagtaaaAGTGTTTCAGATAAATCTGATTCTTTTAGTACAGTAGACAACAGGGACACAGGCTTTGCGGTAGTGGGCAAGAGAGGCTGCCATCTTAAAAATGGCACCACCAGCCAGAGAGTTCTTATTCAAGGCAGTGTTCATCATATTAGGAATATTGCACAAGGTTCCAGTTCCCAAATACATGTAATTAGCCCTCCACATAATGGTATTCACGTCAGCCCAGGGCCTCTTGATAAAAGTGTAAGTAAACACCATGTCAGGGTATCACACCCATGGGAAGGACCAAACAAAGCCTTTCCACCACCACTCATAGACCAGACTTCTACACCTTACCCCTTTCAGTACCAATCAGCACCAGAACAGAGACCAAACAGCAATAATGGCCATATGCCTTGGCAGCAGATACGCTTCACAACTGCCATGCCAAACCAAAACAGGACTGATCTCTCCAGGCAACTGAGCAATCAACAGCTTGCTTTTCTGATAGGCCCATCAGACTGGCAAGATAATAAGCCACACAAAAACAGCAACCAGAAAGATTCTAATAATTTTctcaacaaaaatacaaatgaggGCTTCTCAAACCAAAGGCAGGACAGTATCAAGCAAGGCTGCAACACAATTCCACCCTGTCATTTTACAAACAAGGCAGATACAAATCAAGGTCAGGTGGTTGATGCCAAGAATAAGTCATTATACTTTGGTATTAACCACTCAGTGCCAGTGACATCATCAAGAAACTGTAGCTACCCTCCGTTACATGTAGCACCCTTAGGACTGAAAATGGTGTCACCATATGACTCTCCTTCACATTCGCCTACTCAAAATCCAGCATCTAGCAGTACATGTTCATCACTCTCCCCAGCCTCCACAAACTCTGTCAACAGTAACTCTGATGACAGCCAGAGTTCAAAGGTTCTGTCCCCTCAGTTTTATCAGCAGCAACAGGATAAGGCATTGATATCATCTAGTAGCATGAACACCAACCAGCATCACTACCATCCAGAAGCATCCAGAGGCTTGCACTATGAACAAGAAAAAACCAAAGAGAACATTGCAAGTTTCATGCCACATAACAGGCATTCAAAGTCCAACATGGACAATGGTAAAGGTTGTCTGGAGACCTACAGAACAGAAAACCATCCCCCACCTCCATATTCTGCCCACCAACTCGCCACTTCATTAGTCTCAGCAAACCTTGACCAACTGGATGTGCTTTTGACATGCAAGCAATGTGATCAGAATTTTAATAACCTTGTCTCCTTTCTTGACCATAAGCAATACTGTGGACAGCATACATTTgcacaaaatgattttaaagatGTGCCAAAAGTGGAAGACATAAGGAAGTTTCAGACGGACCAGACAAAAGCCATGTCATCTGGATCCAGTTACACAGTTTTGCGGAGCTCTTCAGATTTGCATCTGTCTCTGCTTGGACTAAACAAGAATGGGGAAATAGTGCCAGATAATGAAACCAAAGGAGATATAAAAGATGATCCAATGAAACTGATGCTACCGTCTGCACCCCTGCCAGATTTAGAAATGGAAGATCCCAAATTGGATAGCCTTATCACCGAGGCTTTGAATGGACTAGGCTATCAGTCAGACAATGCAGAGATTGACAGCAGCTTTATTGATGCATTTGTTGATGATGATCTCACCACTACTAAATGCACATCAACAAGACAGACTTTGACTACCAAAGACTGCACAACATTTGAAGGTAGAACAAACAATGAAGCAACATCCAGTGAGGGATCTCAAGCTCACAGCAAATATCCTTTTGAGTCAGACTTAGACAGCCTTAGTTCAGACAGCAAACTCACAGACAGCTCTTTCAAAGAAAACCAACATGAGTTGATACAGAAGGAAGTCCTCAAAGCAGAAACCTCTTCAACAGAGTCCCAGTCACAGGAGTCGAACTGCACACAAATTGATTGGGAAACAAGAAAGTCAGAGCAAAGAGAAGAGGAAAATGATTACAGTTCTAAGTTTCTTCTATCAAGGAAGTTTTCTGCAAGATGTGGACTTAAAAGCTTGCAGAGTAGCACAGCATTAGTTAAAACAACATCCACCTGTGCCAGTAAAAGTCCAACAGCTCAGAAACCAGTACCAACAGAAGGAAAAAGGAAGAGGACAGGTGGTGGAAGTTGGAGTAAAGAGCTTATTCACAAAATTGTTCAACAAAAGAACAAGTTGCATAAACTCCATGTGAAGGGCaccaaaaacatgcagttttcacTTGTGATGGAGAGAGTTACTCCTGCAGTGCAGAACCCTACTTTCAGGGAGTATGATTATGTTTCTGACTCAGATGACGACTGTGAGCCTGTGAAGATAGCCAGTCAGGGACGTCTCAGCCAGAGCATTCGTTGCAAGTACACATACACTAAAGAGTGCAAGGGGAGGATTCGTGCTGACAAGAGCCGGGAAAGTTCATGGAAACAAAACGGAAATGAGTGCTTTGATCCCAAGAAAGCTTTGGATGTCTCTCCATCCTTGATGAAAGACAACCCTGGCCACCAAAGGCTCAGAAGACGGAGCAGTAGGTCTTCCACAAGCAGTGAACTGAGCACATCAATAAGTATATGCAGCGACAGCATTGGCAGCCCGAAAAGTACTGATCAAACAGATTCTGACTCTGAGAAACGAACAGAAGTACAGAGAAAAGATCAAGACTCTCTTGCACAGAATGCATATGAAGAATCACCAGCAAGGATACGGAAAGAGTCTAGTACATCACTGGCTTTGACcttcacaaaaaatacaaaaaggtaCAGCACTGATAAGATACTACTCACCGAGCACAAGGATCGGTTCACTacttcaaaatgttcaagcattATCTGTAAGACTGAAGAGACCGCATCAGAGCATACAATGACTAAAAGTACTGTAAGCCTTGCCAGATTCAAAACCACCAGAGTGGAAATAGAGGAAAAAGGGGACCACTACGGTTTTGAGGCAGGAATTCTTGCAACCACAGAAGAGCCATTCAAAAAAGATTACCCAAAAAATATCACATCACCAAGAGGGTCTGGTATAAAACCAAATCCAGTGGAAACCACCAACAATAGAGATTCTAGCCatgttttaaaactacaaaaagatgCTGTCACATCAAAGGATAAATCCCACAAGAAAACAACAAGTagttctgaattttcagcaccctTTTTTGAGAAAGCCTGCAATGACAGCATATCAAATGATGAAGCCAGCAGAAGCTCAAATGATCTGTTCCCTGACCCTGCACCTCTTTGCAGTTCACTTGTGGACAAAGTCTGTTTATCACCTTCAAAAGTCCACGATGCTACAGCACAAAAGAATGGACAATGTCTCATTCCCTATTCTTCAGAACATGACCAGAGTCTAATAAAGTCACCCCTTTCTTTTGACACAACGTCAATGTTTGGTGACCTTTCAGTGGGAGGTTTTGAGAACAATCTTTATCCAGATATTCAGCTTGCCAAAGAGAGCTTTAGTCCTCTGGAAACCACAACAGATAAAAAGGAACTATTTGAGTCATCATTCTCACCATTCTTAGAGCAAAGAGACTGGAATCTGATGGTTGATGTTACTCCTGTGCTACCAGATGAGATTTCTCAGTACAAAGAGGACTCAGACTCAAATGAGAATAAGACCAATTTTAACCATGTCCCATTTGCTTTACCAGAGAAATTAATGGACTACAATCCAAATCTCAACAGTAGCGTGTCAGTTGATGATCTGGAAATAAAAAGGATAGTTACAGAGCTTGAGAGTCAGCTGCAAACAGCCAAGCTCAGCAGCCCTCCACCATTAGACAGTGAGCTGCCAAAACCGTTAACCATGAGCAAATTCTCTCCACTGAGACTTGACCCTGACAGTGAAGAAGAGGATAGTAGCTTAGAGATGAACTGTTCCTCAGAGAATCTGCAAATTGCCAGACAAGTAGACTCACAATCAGAGCTGTTCTCAGAACCTGACTTACCATGGTCTAGTCCGCTCCCATTTGGATTGATGTGTGGACAGCAAGGTCTTCACACGCCAATGCATCCCTCTACTACCAACACACCAACTGATTCAGAACATGACCATTTGGATGCAAAGGATGGCATGGGGCTCACCGTTTTGAACACAGAAAACGGTTCACCTACACATCTAAAGGGCAAAACAGAGAAGAATGACTGCTTAGACAAGTCAGAAGAGATGCTTGAACATGAAATTTACACAGAAAATCTGATGAAGAGCTTGGAAGTGATCTCAGATTCTTTGTCTTCAGGTTTTACATCACCTCAGTCATCTCCTAATCAAGAGAGTGTGGTTCCTGAGGAACATGACAAACAAGACCATGAACACTCTAAACAAAAAGAGTCTGAGCATATGGAATCTAGAAACACAGAAGCAGAGCTCACAAAGTTCTCGGTGGAGACAAGCACATTTAACACAAGCACAGCTAAATTAGAAGAGACAACCAGTGACATTTCTGGGTCAGGCAACAGAACAAAAGTCAGCCTAAATGAGACTAGTAATGACACTCTTCACAATGAATTAGTAGCTAATGAACAACAGCTTGCTGAGAGTTCCTTTGAGAGTCCACAAACTACATACTGCATGAACTCAAAAGAAATCGACTCAAAGAAACCTGAGTGTGATACACAGTTTGGTATTAAAGACTCAAATTATGCTATCCAAAATCCAGACTTCTCCAAAATATTCCACTTCTCAGCATCCCCCACCATACCAAAAGATGACAACATCCTGTGTGTgggaaaaacacagaaatttgATGAAGATTCAGCTCTAATTGCAAATCCAGAATTAATTTCTGAAGACAATGGACATGCATCTGACAAAACAGGTGGAACAACAGACTGTCTGTCTAAGACAGACATCCAACAGCCCATTTCAAACATCAAGTCTCCTCATTGTGAAGACCACTTATCAACCCATTCACAATTAAATAATACACAACAGGTGGTTTCTCCTAAACATCTTCCCGTAGCTCAAGATGATCATGAATGCACAGCCAATGTGGAGAGAGCAATGCCTGATATGACATTGTTTTCTGAGCAATCAGAATGTGGAGCGAATCAACAAAAGAACACAGAGCAGAGTTCTAAGCTTCTTATTTTGAATCAAGCACCAGAGTTTTCCTACAACTCTATCCAAAGTCCATCTGAGCTGAAAGATAATGGTCCACTACCAAGTACAGTTACCCCAGCACTGAGTAAAAACAGACCAGTCCTGGAAGACAAGAACtcagatcaaataaatattgGCAAGTCACATATTTTTGATCCAGCAACAACAGAATTAGATCATTCATTTAATCCCCATCTGGATTTAGTAGAAATCACAGAGAGTAACATTTCTAGCCCTGGAACACTGTTGACTGTGGACAAAATCTCAAAACAACCTTTTTCTGAGAATTCTGGGGCATTGGATGACTCTCAAGATACAGGTGCACTGTATGATTTGAAACTCAGCCCCCTAAACTACAATGAAACAAGTTTCAGTGACTACAACTTCACCTCTAAATGTTTAAACAAAGAACAGCCTGATGTAAAATCAAACTCCACAGACAGTTACATTCTCAATGTCTGTGCCTTTTCTCTTGATGAGCCATCATCATCCGCCCCAACATATAATGCAAATGAACAAGAGCCAAATATTCAGGGCCACTTGACTGGACTTGATATACCCGAAACCTCTATAAATAACAACgacaatgatataaaatattcCTGCAGTAATTATGTTGAGGAAGGCCGCAGAATTGACTCTGAACAAGTCTTAAAACTTAACCAAACTGACATGAATGGTAGTCACCTTCCACCTGAAACTGTTGATTACATGGATTTGCACCTCAAATTTCACAAGAAAGCAGATTCTGCAAAGCTACACCACCAGATGATCAGCAGTGAAAATGATACAATGCAGAGGTCAACAATGTTAGACATCAAGGAGATACCTAATCCTCTGATACACTATGCAAAAGCAGCATCCATGGGTCTTACATTCACATCTGTCCAAAATGAAGGACCAAGtccaaatgagaaaaaaacatctcCAAAAAAAGGTGGTACACAGAATGCAGTTCAAGGAAAATTTCAGTGTGAAATATGTGCAATGTTCTTTCGCACACAACCTGGACTTAAAAGACATAAAGCCATGAAGCATGTAGTAAAGACTGAAGGAATTTCTCCCATTGAAAATCTAAATATGAGCAGTCAAATGTTCATGCCCATTTTAATGCCACACCCAACTGAAAAAGCACTGAAAGGTTGCATGGATGTTATAAGTCCAGGAGTTCTTTCACATTCAAACAGAAGTGAAATCTCAGATGGACAAGGACAGCAAGCAGATCCACATTTGATCTTTCAAGGGATTCCAAGTGATTCTGATGTGTCAACGATCCCAGAAAGTTGTAATATTGATCAGACGACAACTCTAAATGAAAAAGCAAATAACAGGAACACCACTGTGGACATGAGCAGTGAAATGTTTGCTCCAAAACTGGTAAAGCAAGACACTTTTTCAGATGAAATACTCAGCACTCTTAAAACAGATATATTGCAGGCTATCTCTCCAGATTTTGCCTCAATGGTACAACAAAACTGTCCTAAGTCACCTGAAAAACAGGTACCAAATAGCAGTCACAGCTATCATGAAGTCGGTGTGAGGGAGGAACATAAGAGCATGGTAGTAACTATCAGCTGTGAAGAGCAAAAGGAAGAAACATCTTCTTCCATAGGGCATTCTATATTGCATAAGAAAGGAGACACATATGATATTGAAGATGTTGTGACAAAGTATTGTGCTATTACCCCAAAATATGTTCAGACAGAAGATGTCCACTATCCACTTGGGGATTCTTCTGTGGCCATCAAGTGTGAGAACATCTGTTCTCCTGCAGAAGACAGTCATCCACTTACTGGTACTTTAGGAATAGGACCTGATCTCAAGGCTTTCTTTGATGACGAAAGCACTTTTTCTCAATTATTCCCAAGAAATGATGacaggaaaagaaagaaatgtgcaaGGGTCTATGGCAAAAgcaacaaaaagcaaaaactgtCCTGTTTAATTTTAGACTGCCCTCCTACTGGTGCCTTTATTGATAAGGATGAGGAGTCTAAAGAAAATAAGTTTAGCAGTGTCACAAATGACCCTTGTGAATACGAAACCATTGAGATAACTCCCAAAAGCTTATTAAACTCTTCTAAAGAGAATGCATGTCATTCAAAAGATGACCTAATGGATGACCTAAAGCTACAAGCCGGTTACGAGGAAAATGTAGAAACTggcataaaagtatttttatgggAAAAAGAGGGCACAATTAGACAGCCCTTAGAGCATCAGGATGATTCGCATGACTGCATTGTGCCAGAGAACACATTTCCTCTGGAAGATTGTAAATCAGTGGTTCCTGCTACAGCCGGCCCTCTCCAAATGGTCTGTGTTCAAGAAAATGGCTCTTGTTCGCCAAGCAATGAGGTACCAAACTTTAACACGACAATTCAGCTTCCTGTACCATTTTTTGAGCCTGAGAGAGAGATGACTTTGGTTGAGACTATTACAAGCACAGAACAGAAGGGCCCTGAAAGACTTTGCAAAAAGCCTGTGGAGCGGAAATGTAGGAAACGCATTGAACCTGGACTCAAACCTAAGCATAAGCAGTACAAATGCAAAGTGTGCTTCACATGGTTTCTCACCTTAGGTGAGCTCGACTTCCACAAGCTCTCTCACAATCCATCACCTCCCCCAACTTGCTATATGTGTGTCCAACGCAAGTTTAGCTCACGGGAACAACTTAGGGACCATCTCAGGGAGAAACACGCCAAAAACAAAGCAGGTGTTTGGGCTTGTGGCATGTGCTTGAAAGAAATTTCAGATGTCTGGATGTACAATGAACACTTGCGTGAGCATGCCACACAGTTTGCACGCAGGGGCCAGTCTCAGAGCTCCCTTTTGGACATGCCTGGGTGTTTCATGCAGGAAAATGCTGTGAAGAACTTCATATCTTCAATAATGCAGCATCGACCCATCAGAGCTACAAAAGGAGACAACCTTAAATCATCATCTAAGGAAGAGAAACAAACTTCTTTAGATGTTAATGGACAAGAGTTGAAGTCTTCAGAGGAGTTTGATTCCACAAGTCTGAAGACTAAAACAAGTATTGGGGGCGGAAGTAAACACTGTGCGCTGACCACACTTGAGGTTCTACCTAAAGCAGAGACGCCTTCCAAAAATGCTGAAATGCATCCTAATTGCAAAGACCCTTCAAGGGACTGTCACCACTGTGGCAAGCAGTTTCCAAAACCCTTTAAGCTCCAGCGTCACTTAGTGGTTCACAGCTTGCAAAAGATTTTCCTTTGTCACAAATGTCCAGTGTCCTACCAAGAGGCAAAGGAGCTTAAAGATCACCTTAAAAATGATCATGAGGAGACAGATGAGCCAGACTCAAAACATACCACACTGTATACTTGTGAACTCTGTGCCGATGTCATGCATGTAATTAAGAAGTCCTTCATCTGCAGTACCTGCAACTACACGTTTTCCAAAAAGGAACAGTTTGATCGTCACATGGAGAAACACCTTGCTGGAGGGAACAAGATCTTCAAATTCAGGGGAGTCATGAGACCTTGCAAGCATTTTAATTCAAAAGATGATATATCTGATATTCCACCAAGCAAGAAAAGGAAGGCAACGGAGAGCAGCTTAGACATGACAGCATCACACATGCAAGGCATCACATCAGTGTTGCCAATCATAGAAGACACTGCACAGAATAGCGTGGAGGACCATTCTACTGAAACACACAATGCCAGTGTGAAAACTGAAGATGTAGCTGAGGACTTCCCTGAAGTTGCCAAGGACATTATAGAGTGTACAGTGCAAACAGATTCTGCAGAACAGAGTCTTTCATCAACAGAGCTGAAGGAAGAGGATGAAAGCTCTTCTCCATCTCATAAAATCCAAGCAGATGAGCCCAGGGAAATCTGTGCAATTGACAAAGAAGCTCTGACAGAGATTTGTGACGTTAAAATAGAAGATGACTGTTGCACAATTCCAACAACATTGTTAGATTCAGAGATTAACACTGACATAATTTCCAGACAAAACGAATACAGGGTGGAGATGAACCCTTCAGCAAGCCTTGAAAATGCAAGTAAACAAGAGGAAATAACAGACTCAAGTGTATGCACCATTCAAGTATGCGGTCAAACAGACGTAAGTTTATCAAAGCAAGACATGCAAGGTCTCTCATCTTGCAGTGACTTTGAACTCTCATCTGTGAAGCAGTCTTTAAATGAGACAAGCAACTTGAAGCAGGATCAAACAATTGAGACTTTATTATACACTCATGACAGTGAACAGCCAACTGCTGGCCAGGCTAAGCACATAACTATGGTCAAATCTGAGGAAACTTTGAAACATAGTCTTGAAAATAACCCAAGGTGTCTTAGTATCACTGATTCTGCACGTCACAACAACATCTCTAAAACATGTGAAGAAAAGGACTCGACCAAACAACAAAAGAAGAGGAAAGAACTTAAGACACCTCACAGCTCTCAGAGAACACCATCTCCAACTGCAAGGGAAAATTTGGGCATTGACCCAAGAGTCAAAAAGAAGTTCAGACCTAGCAGGTGTGAAAATATTGATGGTCAAAGGAAAACCGATCTTCCCAATGACTATCCAGTGCTTACATCAGTAAAGGATGACACAGTCAGCAACAAAATAATCTCCAAGCATAAAATAGGATCTTCTAATCTGGGTCTTCACCTAAAAAAAGGTTCTGTagatttcacacaaaacaaggttGAGATTGTACGTCACTTCAACGGAGATTGCAAAGGGAAAAAGAGCATTCCAAGGAGACCCATCCATTCCCCTTCTTCCAGGGTCTCAAACCTGaacaattcatttaataaatcacGGTCCAAGCCAGGTGTCAGATCCATAGAGACTCACTCATATCGTACTGCAGAGTCACAAAACAACCTCCTCAGCCAGCTGTTTGGCCAAAGACTAACTagttttaaaattcctttaaggAAGGACACTTCTGAATCTATTAATTAA